GTTCATAAGAACTCAAATAAACTCACAAAAAAAGCGGTAGTCCTACGAGCTACCGCTTCTGCTTTCGACCTTATTCAACCGTTTTTCGTGAGTGATGCAAAAATGCCCGGGGTTTTTTCCAAATGATCAAGCCGACATATCCGAGAGTGAGCAAAATCAAGGCACTGACGAGGACGACGTAAAGCGTCGCATTGTCAATTCGTGCAAAGATGGCGATGTAGGCCCAGACGAAGACGAGCGGATAGATGAAGTCACGATGCCACCACATGAAGACGAGCGCCAGGACAACACCGACCATGAGCATGAGCGATGTCCAAGCCAGTTCGTCGAGCCCGAGCAACGTGGTGACATTTTCTCGGTTCATGACGACGAACACGTTGACAATCGTCGCGACAGACACCCAGCCGATATAAATCGAGAACGGGAACCGGTCGAGCCAACTTGTCGACGTCCGGAAGGCGATGTAATAGAGCCAGGCGAGCGT
This sequence is a window from Exiguobacterium mexicanum. Protein-coding genes within it:
- a CDS encoding TspO/MBR family protein — translated: MDLSKWPLINWLAFLATVVINYFASGENAAVSDRIDIYFKPAGYAFSIWGVIYIALAVWLVLQLKKGSVANRQANRMKAGFLVSCILNGLWLLTFTNEWFIASLVVMVAFLATLAWLYYIAFRTSTSWLDRFPFSIYIGWVSVATIVNVFVVMNRENVTTLLGLDELAWTSLMLMVGVVLALVFMWWHRDFIYPLVFVWAYIAIFARIDNATLYVVLVSALILLTLGYVGLIIWKKPRAFLHHSRKTVE